The DNA region ATTTTCAGAGCAATTTCGACGGCCGTTGAACCACTGTCGGAATAAAAAACTCTTGACAGGCCTTCCGGTGATATTTGAAGGAGTTTTTCAGCAAGTTCGACAGCGGGAATATTGGAAAGTCCAAGCAAGGTAGAGTGGGCTATTTTATGGAGCTGGCTTTTTACCGCCTCATCGAGCTTCCCCTTCCTGTGTCCGTGGACGGTAACCCACAGCGATGACACTCCGTCAAGATAACGGTTTCCATCGACATCAATGAGATAGCTTCCTTCACCGGAGGCTATAACAAGAGGCTCTTCTTCTTCCCATTCCTTCATTTGGGTAAAAGGATGCCATATATGCTTTCTATCCAGTTGCTGCAATCTTTTTTTGTCACTCGTCATTTTTGAAACCCTTTGCGGGAAAGATCTTTCCCGGATTCAGTATATTTGAAGGATCGAAGACCTTTTTGATTCCTTCCATCAACGCTATCTCTCGTTGAGAGAGTTCCATTGCTATGTAGGGCTGCTTGCTGATTCCCACGCCATGCTCTCCTGAAATAGTGCCATTCAGTTGGAGCGCCGTTTTAAAGACCTCCTTCACAGCCTCTTCCCCCCGCTTCTCTTCCTCTCTATTCCCCTTGTTTATCATTATATTGACATGAATATTCCCGTCTCCGGCATGACCGAAGTTTGCCATAACAACATTATGCTTATGGGCAATCTTCTCCAGACGTTCAATAAGTTCCGGCACCTTGTTTCTGGGAACAGCAATGTCTTCATTAATCTTTTTCGTTGCTAATTTATATAGCGATGGTGAAATAGCCCTTCTCGTTGCCCAGAGCTGTTCAGACTCCTTTTTTTCACTGCTCTTCTTTATCCTGACGGCTCCCTGCTCCTTGCAAAGCCCCTCAATAACAAGAGAATCCTCCGCAATAACCGTTCCGGAACCATCTGCTTCAATGAGGAGAATGGCTTTCACCTCCCCGGAAGGAGGGTCGTTAAGGTCTCCTCTGACACATTTCAGGGTAGAATTGTCTATAAATTCAAGCACCGAAGGAATCACCCCGGAAGCCATAATGGCGCTTACTGCCCTGCCCGCTTCAAGGGCGCCCGGAAATTCAGCGAGCAGTGTCACCTTTCCCTTCGGTTTGGGAATGAGTTTGAGCAGTATTTTAGTTACAATACCAAGGGTCCCCTCGGAGCCGACCATAAGCCTTGTCAGATCATAACCGACAACACCCTTGGCCGCCTTCGTTCCCGCAGCGATGATCTCTCCCGTAGGAAGCACCACTTCCAGGCCCATCACGTAATCACGGGTAACACCGTACTTGACCGCCCTCGGCCCCCCTGAACCCATTGCCACGTTACCACCCAATGTACAAAATTTTAAACTCGAAGGATCGGGTGGATAAAAAAGGTCAAGCGCCTCCACTTCTTTTTGCAAATGTCCTGTTACAACACCCGGCTCGACAAGGGCCGTCATATTTTCCCTGTCTATTTCCAATATTTTATTAAGCCTCTTGAGAGACATGACAAGGCCACCCTGCACAGGGAGCGCACCTCCCACAAAACCTGACCCCGCCCCTCTCGGCACAACGGAAAACCCGTCAGCCGTTGCAAGCTTCATAATTTCCGATATTTCCTCAACCGTTCCCGGAAAAACAACGGCCTCGGGAAGAAATTCCTGCCCTGTTGCATCGTAGGAATAACAGATAAGCTCTTCCTCTTCAGTGGTAAGATGCTTATGGCCTGTTATTTTCATTAATTTATCAATTACTTGCTTGTCCAATGGTCATCCTGAAAAAACTGAAATTACAAACCTTTAATGAATAATACTAAAGACATCTGAGGGGAGATTATACAACACGAAGGGATCTTATATAAATCTAAGCTTCAACAACAACCGTATCAGCCATAACATCTCCCACCCTCATGCCTTGCTCCGCTTCACATACAAAGTAGCACTCAAAGAGAAGGATGGGAATGCCTACAACAACAAAGAGAAACCAACCAAGAAAAGGAATAATAAAAAAGAAGTAGGCAATGGCAAAGGGAATATTTCTGATGAGTGATTCTTTAAAAGATATGGGCGTTAAAGTGGCCCTGTGAACAACTTTCAGGCCGATGAGCCTCTTTCCCGGGCTTTGCCCCTCCTTAAACCCGTCAGCAATGAAGATATAAAGAAGACCTGCCAGCGGACCGACAGGAGGGATAACAAGCGCCATGGCCCAGGCGATGAGTATATCGATAAACCGGGCTATGTAACGATTAAGAATAAAAGAATTCCTGTTAATCATCCTTTCCCTCACTTTTCGTAAAGGTAATAAATGCCATGGCAGGTCTTTTGGATGAGTCTTTCATCGCAAAATGGATCCCTTCAAAATCCCAGCCTTCGGCCGTCCATTCATTGAGTACTTCTTCAATGTCCTCATCGGTGACCGTTGCCAGTTCAACTACCTTGTACGTGATCATCCTTCTATCGGTTTAGCACTCTTGCTGCATCCTTGGCAAAATAGGTTAGAATTAGATCGGCCCCGGCCCGCTTGATACTGAGCAAGGTTTCCATCATCACCTTTTCCCCGTCAATCCAGCCCATTTTCTCAGCGGCCTTCGTCATGGCATATTCACCACTTACATTGTAGGCAGCAATGGGATGATCAAATTCATCTTTGATACGCCTGATGATATCGAGATAAGGAAGGGCAGGTTTTACCATAATAATATCGGCGCCTTCTTCAATGTCGAGTTCAACCTCTCTTAGTGCTTCATTAGTATTGGCAGGGTCCATCTGGTAAGAGCGCCTGTCGCCAAATTGAGGCGTCGACTCGGCAGCCTCCCTGAAAGGCCCGTAAAATGCCGATGAA from Deltaproteobacteria bacterium includes:
- a CDS encoding DUF4177 domain-containing protein produces the protein MITYKVVELATVTDEDIEEVLNEWTAEGWDFEGIHFAMKDSSKRPAMAFITFTKSEGKDD
- a CDS encoding RDD family protein — protein: MINRNSFILNRYIARFIDILIAWAMALVIPPVGPLAGLLYIFIADGFKEGQSPGKRLIGLKVVHRATLTPISFKESLIRNIPFAIAYFFFIIPFLGWFLFVVVGIPILLFECYFVCEAEQGMRVGDVMADTVVVEA
- a CDS encoding FAD-binding protein, with the translated sequence MKITGHKHLTTEEEELICYSYDATGQEFLPEAVVFPGTVEEISEIMKLATADGFSVVPRGAGSGFVGGALPVQGGLVMSLKRLNKILEIDRENMTALVEPGVVTGHLQKEVEALDLFYPPDPSSLKFCTLGGNVAMGSGGPRAVKYGVTRDYVMGLEVVLPTGEIIAAGTKAAKGVVGYDLTRLMVGSEGTLGIVTKILLKLIPKPKGKVTLLAEFPGALEAGRAVSAIMASGVIPSVLEFIDNSTLKCVRGDLNDPPSGEVKAILLIEADGSGTVIAEDSLVIEGLCKEQGAVRIKKSSEKKESEQLWATRRAISPSLYKLATKKINEDIAVPRNKVPELIERLEKIAHKHNVVMANFGHAGDGNIHVNIMINKGNREEEKRGEEAVKEVFKTALQLNGTISGEHGVGISKQPYIAMELSQREIALMEGIKKVFDPSNILNPGKIFPAKGFKNDE